The following are encoded in a window of Candidatus Zixiibacteriota bacterium genomic DNA:
- a CDS encoding UbiA family prenyltransferase, protein MLKYFDCIFVLRPVLMVPVWTILLLGHHQGSRYGFSDRSLFWLFIFSTLFIGGVYLLNQIYDLETDRKNKKLFFLAEGHISRKNAWIYTALLYLLSVVPSYFLSATIGIIFTLGLILSFLYSAPPFCLKNKTYGGLLANAISHGSLVFLVGFCARTSFSVQAILLSLPYALAVGAVYINTTLPDTEGDKAVGKITFGVSYGILKSTLVSTLLVILSIVLALIFLDLPFLFSAVLSLPFYIFALVTKEVGKSILATKSSILFLSLAAGYFYPWYFIILILGFLGTRLYYKKRFNLEYPSLF, encoded by the coding sequence ATGTTAAAATATTTCGATTGTATCTTCGTTCTCAGGCCGGTGCTAATGGTTCCGGTCTGGACGATTCTCCTTTTAGGACATCATCAGGGCTCAAGGTATGGTTTTTCTGACCGGTCTTTGTTCTGGCTTTTCATCTTCTCCACCCTTTTCATCGGAGGGGTTTACCTTCTAAATCAAATCTACGACCTGGAGACCGATCGTAAAAATAAAAAGCTTTTCTTTCTGGCTGAAGGTCATATCTCCAGAAAAAATGCCTGGATTTATACTGCTCTTCTCTACCTTTTGAGCGTCGTACCTTCCTACTTCCTGTCTGCGACTATAGGAATAATCTTTACTCTGGGATTGATTCTCAGCTTCTTATATTCGGCACCACCCTTTTGTTTGAAAAATAAAACTTACGGCGGGCTTCTGGCTAATGCTATATCTCACGGCTCGCTGGTGTTCCTTGTCGGTTTCTGCGCCAGGACGAGTTTTTCCGTTCAAGCGATTTTGCTTTCCCTTCCTTATGCGTTAGCAGTCGGAGCAGTCTACATAAACACGACTCTTCCAGATACCGAAGGTGATAAAGCCGTAGGGAAGATTACATTTGGAGTCAGTTACGGAATTTTAAAATCGACTTTAGTCTCAACCTTATTGGTAATCTTGTCCATAGTCTTAGCTTTGATCTTCCTGGATTTGCCCTTTCTTTTTTCGGCTGTCCTCTCTTTGCCCTTTTATATTTTCGCGCTTGTTACAAAAGAGGTGGGGAAAAGTATACTGGCTACCAAATCCTCAATCCTTTTCCTATCGTTGGCTGCTGGTTATTTTTATCCCTGGTATTTCATAATTTTGATTTTGGGTTTTCTTGGCACCAGGTTATATTATAAAAAAAGATTTAATCTGGAATATCCAAGTTTGTTTTGA